From Leptotrichia wadei, one genomic window encodes:
- a CDS encoding cobyrinate a,c-diamide synthase: MKKILISGTMSGSGKTTVSSILMSALENVAPFKVGPDYIDPTHHEVFTGHHSHNLDIFMTGEDAVRQIFEMYSQGRDISVVEGVMGLYDGIGNEKDNFSTAHLARVLDIPVILVVNAKAISTSIAAEVLGFKMFDERVNIKGVILNNVSSQKLYESLKEAVEKYTGIECLGYIPRNEQLATESRHLGLKQAFEEDNAQKQELFEEIAQNCLNLERIKEIAQEFESSRNMENYAKIGYLKDKFKGKRVAIARDEAFSFYYEANIDLMKFCGVEIVEFSPIRDKKLPENTDFIYFGGGYPELFAKELSENISMKNSIVEACKNGVRIFAECGGFMYLAKKLHLLNEEIFDMCGIFDIKIGMRKRLNIGRFGYINIETANGINLRGHEFHYSEILKNNEVSKNDSEGYFYNIYKNNGKEWKCGYMKNNAIAGYPHIHFYSNVEFLEFLLDVKRD; this comes from the coding sequence ATGAAAAAAATATTAATATCAGGAACGATGAGCGGAAGCGGAAAAACTACAGTAAGTAGCATTTTGATGTCTGCATTAGAAAATGTGGCTCCTTTTAAAGTGGGACCAGATTACATTGATCCGACGCATCATGAGGTATTTACAGGACATCATTCACACAATTTGGATATTTTTATGACAGGTGAGGATGCTGTGAGACAGATATTTGAGATGTATTCACAAGGCAGGGATATTTCTGTTGTTGAAGGTGTTATGGGACTTTATGATGGAATTGGGAACGAAAAGGACAATTTTAGCACGGCTCATTTAGCAAGAGTACTTGATATTCCCGTAATTTTAGTTGTGAATGCTAAAGCGATTTCAACAAGTATTGCGGCAGAAGTTCTTGGGTTTAAGATGTTTGATGAACGAGTGAATATAAAAGGTGTGATTCTTAACAATGTTTCTTCACAAAAATTGTATGAGAGCTTGAAGGAAGCAGTTGAAAAATATACAGGAATTGAGTGTTTAGGCTACATTCCTAGAAATGAGCAACTTGCTACAGAGAGCCGGCATTTAGGCTTGAAACAGGCTTTTGAAGAGGATAATGCACAAAAACAGGAGTTATTTGAGGAAATCGCACAAAATTGCTTGAATTTGGAGCGGATAAAAGAAATTGCACAAGAATTTGAGTCAAGTCGAAATATGGAAAATTATGCAAAAATAGGATATCTAAAAGATAAATTTAAAGGAAAAAGAGTAGCGATTGCAAGAGATGAAGCATTTTCGTTTTATTATGAGGCAAACATTGATTTGATGAAATTTTGTGGAGTGGAAATAGTTGAGTTTAGTCCAATTCGAGATAAAAAACTTCCTGAAAATACAGATTTTATCTACTTTGGTGGAGGTTATCCTGAATTATTTGCAAAAGAGTTGAGTGAAAATATTTCTATGAAAAATAGTATTGTTGAAGCGTGTAAAAATGGCGTGAGAATATTTGCAGAATGTGGCGGATTTATGTATTTAGCAAAAAAATTACATTTATTAAATGAAGAAATTTTTGATATGTGTGGAATTTTTGATATTAAAATTGGGATGAGAAAACGTTTAAATATTGGAAGATTTGGGTATATCAATATTGAAACTGCAAATGGGATAAACTTGCGAGGACATGAATTTCATTATTCGGAAATTTTGAAAAATAATGAAGTGAGTAAAAATGATTCGGAAGGCTATTTTTATAATATTTATAAGAATAATGGGAAAGAATGGAAATGTGGATATATGAAAAATAATGCGATAGCTGGGTATCCGCATATTCATTTTTACTCGAATGTGGAGTTTCTTGAGTTTTTGTTGGATGTGAAAAGAGATTAA
- a CDS encoding precorrin-8X methylmutase, giving the protein MSYIKDPKSIEVRSFEIITEGLAGKADHFSEEEQLIVKRLIHTTGDFDYVNIVEFQNNPIESAKEALEAGNCRIYCDTNMIVNGLNKNGLKKFGAEAYCLVADPDVAKEAKERGITRSMVGLERALKDPQTKIFLIGNAPTALFTLLEKMDKEGENVPKLIVGVPVGFVGCPESKAELSKYDVPFIRTNGTKGGSTVAVGVMHGILYQMYERDKYFNN; this is encoded by the coding sequence ATGTCATATATTAAAGATCCGAAATCAATAGAAGTGAGAAGTTTTGAAATAATAACTGAAGGATTGGCTGGAAAGGCTGATCATTTTAGTGAGGAAGAGCAATTGATTGTGAAAAGATTGATTCATACGACGGGAGATTTTGATTATGTAAACATTGTTGAATTTCAAAATAATCCGATTGAATCGGCAAAAGAAGCGTTAGAAGCTGGAAATTGCAGAATTTATTGCGATACAAATATGATTGTTAATGGACTGAATAAAAATGGATTGAAAAAATTTGGTGCTGAGGCGTATTGTTTGGTGGCGGATCCAGATGTGGCGAAAGAAGCGAAAGAAAGAGGAATTACACGTTCAATGGTTGGATTGGAAAGAGCATTAAAGGATCCTCAAACGAAAATTTTTCTAATTGGAAATGCACCGACAGCATTGTTCACATTACTTGAAAAAATGGATAAAGAAGGAGAAAATGTTCCAAAATTGATAGTTGGAGTGCCAGTTGGATTTGTGGGATGTCCTGAATCGAAAGCTGAGCTTTCAAAATACGATGTTCCATTTATTAGAACAAATGGGACAAAAGGTGGAAGCACAGTTGCAGTTGGTGTGATGCACGGAATCCTTTATCAAATGTACGAAAGAGATAAATATTTTAATAATTAA
- the cbiD gene encoding cobalt-precorrin-5B (C(1))-methyltransferase CbiD, with the protein MGNYVYFNGRKLRYGYTTGSSATAATKAALLLLLGKVEKIEEVEIDVPAGKRIKIGIKSFEKTKDYTMATVVKDGGDDPDATHGLEIVSKVSFRKDSKINIFGGKGVGKVTKVGLPVEIGKSAINPTPMKMLTSIVEEFLPEGKGVDVEISVPLGEEAAKKTMNAKLGIIGGISILGTMGIVRPMSEESWKASLAIELKQNLTYFNTKTAIFLFGNRGKMFLSKEFPKRAEEGVVISNFVGYMFDKACEYEVKKVYFIGELGKFVKVAGGIFHTHSRVSDAKMEILAANALLVGEKLENVYKILDSNTTEEASGYIEKKEVFNLLAEKAKQKCEEHCRKNGWDLEVETLILSAEKKVIGQSKNFFKEF; encoded by the coding sequence ATGGGAAATTATGTATATTTTAACGGTAGAAAATTGCGATATGGTTATACTACTGGGAGTTCAGCAACAGCAGCGACTAAAGCAGCATTGTTACTTTTGCTGGGAAAAGTCGAAAAAATCGAAGAAGTTGAAATAGACGTTCCAGCAGGTAAGAGAATAAAAATTGGGATTAAATCTTTTGAAAAGACAAAGGATTATACGATGGCGACTGTTGTGAAAGATGGGGGAGATGACCCTGATGCGACACATGGTTTGGAGATTGTTTCAAAAGTGAGTTTTAGAAAAGATAGTAAAATCAATATTTTTGGAGGAAAAGGAGTTGGAAAAGTTACAAAAGTTGGGCTTCCTGTAGAAATTGGAAAATCAGCAATTAATCCAACACCAATGAAAATGTTGACAAGTATTGTTGAGGAGTTTCTTCCAGAGGGAAAAGGAGTTGATGTTGAAATCAGTGTGCCTTTGGGTGAGGAAGCTGCAAAAAAAACAATGAATGCAAAGTTAGGAATTATCGGTGGAATCTCGATTCTTGGAACAATGGGAATTGTGCGACCAATGTCTGAAGAGTCATGGAAAGCCTCTTTGGCAATAGAATTGAAACAAAATTTAACATATTTTAATACAAAGACGGCAATTTTTCTTTTTGGAAATCGTGGAAAAATGTTTTTGAGCAAGGAATTCCCTAAAAGAGCTGAAGAAGGGGTTGTAATCAGTAACTTTGTTGGATATATGTTTGACAAAGCCTGTGAATATGAAGTTAAGAAAGTTTATTTTATTGGTGAATTGGGAAAATTTGTAAAAGTGGCAGGAGGAATTTTTCATACACACAGTCGAGTTTCTGATGCAAAAATGGAAATTTTAGCTGCAAATGCTTTATTAGTTGGCGAAAAGTTGGAAAATGTTTACAAAATTTTAGATTCGAATACGACTGAAGAAGCTTCTGGATATATTGAAAAAAAGGAAGTTTTCAATTTACTAGCTGAAAAGGCAAAGCAAAAATGTGAAGAACATTGCAGAAAAAATGGCTGGGACTTGGAAGTAGAAACGTTGATTTTATCAGCTGAGAAAAAAGTTATTGGGCAAAGTAAGAACTTTTTTAAAGAGTTCTAG
- the cbiE gene encoding precorrin-6y C5,15-methyltransferase (decarboxylating) subunit CbiE — protein MEKIQILGLGPGNLDYTLPIVLKKIKESEVIVGGKRHIESLGEYAENKEYCYISADLQKVLDFINENRNKKISVIVSGDTGFYSLLTFMKKYFESEELEVVPGISSVQYMFAKISEYWYDACIASVHGKEFDFVEKLNEYEKIGLLTDFKENTPQKIAQKLLENNFEDVEIFVGENLSYENEKIYRFKAKELANYEEKFGMNVVILKK, from the coding sequence ATGGAAAAAATACAAATTTTAGGTCTAGGACCTGGAAATTTAGACTACACATTACCGATTGTTTTGAAGAAAATTAAAGAATCGGAAGTAATTGTCGGGGGAAAGCGGCATATTGAAAGTTTGGGAGAGTATGCGGAGAATAAGGAATATTGCTATATTTCAGCTGATTTGCAAAAAGTTCTGGATTTCATAAATGAGAATCGAAATAAAAAGATTTCTGTGATTGTGTCTGGAGATACTGGATTTTATAGCCTTTTAACTTTTATGAAAAAATATTTTGAAAGTGAAGAGCTAGAAGTTGTGCCAGGAATTTCATCGGTTCAATATATGTTTGCGAAAATTTCAGAATATTGGTATGATGCTTGTATTGCCAGTGTTCATGGGAAGGAATTCGATTTTGTGGAAAAATTGAATGAGTATGAAAAAATTGGATTATTGACTGATTTTAAAGAAAATACGCCACAGAAAATTGCTCAAAAATTGTTGGAAAATAATTTTGAAGATGTGGAAATTTTTGTTGGGGAAAATTTGTCTTATGAAAATGAAAAAATTTATCGTTTTAAGGCAAAAGAGTTGGCAAATTATGAAGAGAAATTTGGAATGAATGTTGTGATTTTGAAAAAATAA
- the cbiT gene encoding precorrin-6Y C5,15-methyltransferase (decarboxylating) subunit CbiT — translation MYHIKDKDFIRGKVPMTKEEIRAVSIAKMEISDEDVCIDIGGGTGSVSIEMARFAKNGHVYTIEQKKEAVDLIKQNMEKFGIKNMTVISGKAPEDLPQGITFDKVFIGGSGGNLSEIINYSYENLKEGGIIALNFIVLENTFEALECLKKSKFEDIDISQIIVAKNRKVKDFNMMMSENPIYVISARK, via the coding sequence ATGTATCATATAAAAGATAAGGACTTTATTCGTGGAAAAGTTCCAATGACAAAGGAAGAAATAAGAGCGGTGAGTATTGCAAAAATGGAAATTTCTGATGAAGATGTGTGTATTGATATTGGTGGTGGAACTGGCTCTGTAAGTATTGAAATGGCTAGATTTGCTAAAAATGGGCATGTTTACACGATTGAGCAAAAAAAGGAAGCCGTTGATTTAATAAAACAAAATATGGAAAAATTTGGGATAAAAAATATGACTGTAATTTCTGGAAAAGCACCAGAAGATTTACCACAAGGAATAACTTTCGACAAAGTGTTTATCGGTGGTTCAGGTGGGAATTTATCAGAAATTATCAATTATTCTTATGAAAATTTAAAAGAAGGCGGAATAATCGCTTTGAACTTTATCGTTTTAGAAAACACATTTGAAGCACTTGAATGCTTAAAAAAATCAAAATTTGAGGATATTGATATTTCTCAAATAATTGTGGCAAAAAATAGAAAAGTGAAGGATTTTAACATGATGATGTCGGAAAATCCAATTTATGTGATTTCTGCGAGAAAATAA
- a CDS encoding META domain-containing protein yields the protein MKKTFVLFGILTVFLLSCISLSAKTKKKIINLNETSWELLQITKRGKEQLIPQNANITINFADNKINGNSGVNSYFGGYKIKNNSILTANAATTLMAGPEELMKIEQRFLETLKNSPRITYSNTTLSLRNKNGEIWTFQKLDLSEKLKNTKWKLLEMGQTTLPEKDGEITISFDENKVNGNSGVNNYFGSFEIKNNSIKIGPVGSTRMAGPENLMKIEFEYLKLLQDSKTIEFNNNLLILTTNDGKVLKFEKIDDRAYHY from the coding sequence ATGAAAAAGACATTTGTTTTATTCGGAATTTTAACAGTTTTCTTACTAAGTTGCATTTCTTTAAGTGCAAAAACGAAAAAGAAAATTATTAACTTAAACGAAACTTCATGGGAATTATTACAAATTACCAAAAGAGGTAAAGAACAATTAATTCCCCAAAATGCAAATATCACAATTAATTTTGCAGATAACAAAATTAACGGAAATTCGGGAGTAAACAGCTATTTTGGAGGTTACAAAATCAAAAATAACTCAATTTTAACTGCAAATGCAGCAACAACATTAATGGCAGGTCCAGAAGAATTAATGAAAATCGAACAAAGATTTTTAGAAACATTGAAAAATTCTCCAAGAATAACTTATAGCAATACAACTTTAAGTTTGAGAAATAAAAATGGAGAAATTTGGACATTCCAAAAATTAGATTTAAGTGAAAAATTAAAAAATACAAAATGGAAACTTTTGGAAATGGGACAAACAACACTTCCAGAAAAAGATGGAGAAATAACAATTTCTTTCGACGAAAACAAAGTAAACGGAAATTCAGGAGTAAACAACTATTTTGGAAGTTTTGAAATAAAAAATAACAGCATTAAAATCGGACCAGTTGGCTCTACAAGAATGGCAGGACCAGAAAATTTAATGAAAATTGAATTTGAATATTTAAAATTATTACAAGATTCTAAAACTATAGAATTTAATAATAATCTTTTGATTTTGACTACTAATGATGGGAAAGTTTTGAAATTTGAAAAGATTGATGACAGAGCTTATCATTATTAG
- a CDS encoding cysteine peptidase family C39 domain-containing protein, translated as MFSIFKRYCCVLQKDEKDCGPACILTIAKQYNSNFSIAKLRQISGTDRNGTNLAGMIKGLDYLGFDSKAVKVEDKKIDNSVSFPIIAHIQTTNNFLHYVVVHDLYLF; from the coding sequence ATTTTTTCGATATTTAAAAGATATTGTTGTGTTTTACAAAAGGATGAGAAGGATTGCGGACCTGCCTGTATATTAACAATAGCTAAGCAATATAATTCAAATTTTTCAATTGCCAAGTTACGGCAAATATCAGGAACAGATAGAAACGGAACTAATCTTGCGGGAATGATAAAAGGGCTTGATTATTTGGGATTTGATTCAAAGGCAGTGAAAGTTGAGGATAAAAAAATTGATAATAGTGTGTCTTTTCCTATAATAGCACATATTCAAACCACAAATAATTTTTTACACTATGTGGTTGTTCATGATTTATATTTATTTTGA
- a CDS encoding glycerol transporter, with the protein MVIEIFKEVKFMNKKYQNMIVIMASISSVIIGGRIIDEYGWVIGLITAAITGAVVGLLGKIILKFLKINR; encoded by the coding sequence ATGGTAATCGAAATTTTTAAGGAGGTAAAATTTATGAATAAGAAATATCAAAATATGATAGTTATAATGGCTTCAATATCGTCAGTCATAATTGGTGGTAGAATAATTGATGAATATGGATGGGTTATAGGTTTAATAACAGCTGCAATTACAGGTGCTGTTGTTGGATTGCTTGGAAAAATTATATTAAAGTTTCTTAAAATTAATAGATAA
- a CDS encoding TlpA family protein disulfide reductase: protein MKKLLIIISLFMTCIFGFANAKPLDVDVTEGAKLPNFELRDFHGKYTKSKKLFGDGKPTLLIFAAEWCPYCQRELADVQKFYEENKDNINVVVVFTRRKTNLSATKKYVEDSKFTFPVYYDATNTLMTAFKVKTVPYNLIIQNSRIQKDLGGSKTYEELKEAFYLNY, encoded by the coding sequence ATGAAAAAATTATTGATTATTATTTCATTATTTATGACATGTATTTTCGGATTCGCAAATGCAAAACCTCTTGATGTTGATGTAACAGAAGGTGCAAAATTACCAAATTTTGAATTAAGAGATTTTCATGGGAAATATACTAAAAGTAAAAAATTATTTGGAGATGGAAAACCAACACTTTTAATTTTTGCGGCTGAATGGTGTCCTTATTGTCAACGTGAATTAGCTGATGTACAAAAATTTTACGAAGAAAATAAAGATAATATAAATGTTGTAGTCGTATTCACAAGAAGAAAAACAAACTTATCAGCAACTAAAAAATATGTAGAAGATAGTAAATTTACTTTCCCTGTGTATTATGACGCTACAAATACTCTTATGACAGCCTTTAAAGTAAAAACAGTTCCATACAACTTGATTATCCAAAATTCAAGAATCCAAAAAGATTTGGGTGGATCAAAAACTTATGAAGAGTTGAAAGAAGCATTTTATTTGAATTATTAA
- a CDS encoding RNA-guided endonuclease TnpB family protein, producing the protein MKYNLAFKYRIYPNKEQELLINKTFGCVRFVYNTILYIANKIYEETGKNKIITPASLKSENQFLKEVDSLALSNAQLNVRRSFTNFFQKRAKFPKFKSKKNNVKSYTTNCVNNSIRIEENKYLILPKLKKMKLKYHREIPKNYRIKSVTLTNSNGNYYVSILTEFEKEIQKVPSNDKVIGLDFSMSELFVSSENQRADYPRYFRMLEKKLKELQKSLSRKMKFSKNWYKQKMKISRLHEYIKNCRRDFLHKLSKKLSKEYNAVVVEDLNMKGMSQALNFGKSVGDNGWGMFLRMLEYKLMFLGKQFLKIDKWFPSSKTCSGCRNVKEELKLSERSYRCECCGIEIDRDYNAALNIKNIGKEILKY; encoded by the coding sequence ATGAAATATAATTTAGCATTCAAATACAGGATTTATCCAAATAAGGAACAAGAATTGTTGATAAATAAGACTTTTGGATGTGTTCGTTTTGTTTATAATACGATTTTATACATCGCTAATAAAATTTATGAAGAAACTGGAAAAAATAAAATAATTACACCTGCCAGTTTGAAAAGTGAAAATCAATTTTTGAAAGAAGTGGATAGTCTTGCACTTTCAAATGCTCAATTGAATGTGAGACGATCATTTACGAATTTTTTTCAAAAGAGAGCGAAGTTTCCAAAGTTTAAATCTAAAAAGAATAATGTTAAAAGTTACACGACAAATTGTGTGAATAATTCAATAAGAATTGAAGAAAATAAATATTTGATTTTGCCAAAATTGAAAAAAATGAAATTGAAATATCATAGAGAAATACCAAAGAATTATAGAATAAAGTCGGTAACATTGACAAACAGTAATGGAAATTACTATGTTTCCATCTTGACAGAATTTGAAAAAGAAATTCAAAAAGTGCCAAGTAATGATAAAGTAATTGGACTTGATTTTTCAATGTCTGAATTATTTGTCAGTTCTGAAAACCAAAGGGCTGATTATCCAAGATATTTTAGGATGTTGGAGAAAAAATTGAAAGAATTACAAAAGTCATTGTCAAGAAAAATGAAATTTTCTAAAAATTGGTATAAACAAAAAATGAAAATATCAAGATTGCATGAGTATATTAAAAATTGCCGAAGAGATTTTTTGCATAAATTATCGAAAAAATTATCTAAAGAGTATAATGCTGTGGTTGTTGAGGATTTGAATATGAAAGGGATGAGCCAGGCATTAAATTTTGGTAAAAGTGTAGGAGATAATGGGTGGGGAATGTTTTTGAGAATGCTTGAGTATAAACTGATGTTTTTAGGGAAACAATTTTTGAAGATAGATAAGTGGTTTCCGTCATCAAAAACTTGTAGTGGATGTAGAAATGTTAAAGAGGAACTGAAATTATCAGAAAGAAGTTATAGATGTGAGTGCTGTGGAATTGAAATTGATAGAGATTATAATGCGGCACTGAATATAAAAAACATTGGAAAAGAGATTTTGAAATATTAG